The Xyrauchen texanus isolate HMW12.3.18 chromosome 25, RBS_HiC_50CHRs, whole genome shotgun sequence genome includes the window agacttaaaaggatagttcacccaaaaataaatattctctcaaattttacttaatttcacaccatcccagatgggtatgacttttatttcttctgctgaacacaaaagctgagtagaatatctcagctatgtaggtcctttcaatgcaagtaaatggggacaagaccttttgaagctccaataataACATAAAGCcaacataaacataatccatataaccccactgttttattatatgtcttctgaagcgatgcaatcactttgggtgagaaacagatcaatatttcaatccttttttactataaatctccactttctcattcactttcagaatgtgaaagtggtgatttatagtaaaaaaaaaaaaagaagaagatttTGTcaagatattgatctgtttctcacccatacctttcatatcacttttgaaaacagatttaatcactggagtcttgtggtttacttttatgctgccttttgtttatttttggagctttaaaggacttgtcactattcacttgcattgtacggacatacagagctgagatattcttctaaaaatctttatttgagttcagaagaagaaagttaaacacatttgggatgacataacggtgagtaaattatgtatttttgagggtgaactatccctttaatttacagAGTTTTGCAtataacaaaaaacacattaaaaaaatgatttaatattttttaaactgttCCAAAGTACTTCCAAAGTTTTAATTTCAGGGCcacatttactaaaaaaaaaaattttttcatttaataggTTGAACACGTTTCATTTTTAACTTTTAACTCGTTTAATGTAGGTGAGTTTTTAGCTTTTTAAACTGACCCAGAATTCTCACTGTGAATTGTAAGACACTCTTGATATATTAAGAGTTCATGAAGGACATTAAAAGTTAGAAAGCACTGTTTTACTGTGCACCACAACTGTAATACTCAATGGTTTCATTGTGACagcaaatttaatttattttaaatgtaattatttgtgaTATAATGATGACTTGAGTTTGATTGTGTTGCATATTTTGTttggtttatatgtatttatattatctGACTGTGTATTGTATGGTAGAATATAAGCGATCATCATTCATCATTTTAATacagtttgtatgttttttttttgtgtccttgttttatcATTCCATGGGCTTTTTAAAGAGAGATGTCAAAAACATCATAAGCACTGGAACATACAAGGCCATGTGTTCATAAAACAGTCGCTTTTTGACATTTTACTGTATGTGGAATGATCTCCAGAATCAGATCCATAGCTGTGTTTGGCCCAGAAATTGACACAGGTTGCATAAACACCCTCTCACATTAACAGGAAATCTCTGATTGTCTGCTCTTGAGTGGCAACAAGGTTCCAGAGATACAGTACATGTGTGTTGTGAAGCATGGTAGAATGTTAACCATTGTGAAGTTACTATAGAAGGTCATCCATTGTATGGTCATGGCAGAGATGTGGCCATTGTGGAGGGATGCTATTGTGAGCTTGTGGTCGAATGGTTTTTGTGCATTTTGCCTTGAAATCACATGACtcacacatgaacacatttaAGTTATATCATATTGCAACTTCAGAATCTAATGTtctagtttaatatatttttagcaaCATGTATGCCCTAATATTTAGGGATCTGTTATTTGATAATCATACAAAAGCATAGTTGTTTTGACAATGTTgcattattactttatttattggtttattttgCACATAGCTGCAAACCATTTTTCTTTtcgaggttttttttattttttttttttaggccaaAATGGCAGTACAAACTAAGCATAGGTTTCCCATACAGCCGAGCGTGTGGTGTCAGGCGTGGATTGGTTTGTCATCACTCTGTCATACCCCGCCTCTCACGTGGATCTTTAAGCCCGTCCAATACACTGCGCTCTCATTTGCATACAGAAAGCGCGTAACCAATGAGGTTGAGGTGCTGAAAAGCCTTCCAAAATTCGAACCAATGCTTGAGCGCGTCATATTAACATATTGGAGCTGCAAACTAATCACAAGCGGAGTGACGAGTAAGTGTGCAGCGGATTGACCAATGGTCAAAGACGAGGGTAGAATTTGAGGTCTGCATATTATTAACATGTTATTACCAGAGGTGTTTTAGATATTGATCCTGTATTCGGTGGTAGTTAAACTCTCTTCCCCACCTTACAGGTCCATACTTGGCTTTCTAATTTAATAAACACAAACGaaaagaaaaattgaaaaaatgCCCAAGAGGAAGGTAAGCTAGTTTACACGTTGTTATTCTCATCTATCTTtgattttttaaaagcatttttaatagaTAGCTGCTCGCTTATCAACGATGAGTACGTACGTAGCGTCGAGCAGGTAAGACGAGAATCAGTCTTTAAGTTTTTAAATCGTCATAGTCGCGCTGCGTTCTATCCTTTATCCGCCGTTATTATGAAATCCTGCAAAAGGCTTCGATTCGAACATCTTTCTATTCGATCCTCCATGATAGTTGGCGGGTTAGTGACACGATGTTCGCGAAAAAGTCGCCACTTCGTGCGCACTTGTGCTGAATGTCAGTTTGCGGTGATGCTTCTGCAGCTCTCGGCTAGAATCAAAACCGAGCGCTCTGCTCTTAAATGCGTGTATAATTGCGTCTGATTTTCAGTGACGTCCATTTTCAGATGCTCGTCTTTTAATTAGCTCTCTTTCGTCGATCGATAGAGGTCCCCATTATTTTTTTAGAGCCATGTTTAAACCGACTGGCTCTTCCTCCACCCCCATTGCAGAGCAGCAGACCCGTATGTAGAAGACCGGTTTGTCAGTCACATTTAACTCTATCTAGCACAGTGGGATTGTGAAGGTGAGACAATGCAGAAGACTGTTGAACTCCCAACTTCATAAAAAGAAAGACGGTTGCAGCCAAAAAAATAGAACTGAAACacggttttaaaaaataaatacatgttaaacTGGTCAAATGATGGTCTATCTCTAACGAGACACAATATACCAAGCTCTATTCACCATCCAAAACCATTAGGGTGGCTTTGACTAAACTGGGCATCTAAACTTTTTTTAGTTCTTGTAATCAAAACGTACAAATTATGAGAGTCCTGTTCTCTCCGCCAGATGAGCTCTTGGGCGGTGCACTGAAGTCTAAGCTTCACTAGGGGGAGTGTCACTTTATTTACTGCAAGCAGAAGGACTGGGTATACAGGTTTTAAGATTTGATTCGATTCGGATTGCGATGCAATAAGATTCGGTTTCATTTCAGgtatattttaattgtaatgtcagttttacttcatatatatataaatacattatctAAACTAATTCTGTAAGTTATACAGGGACCCTTTTAACTTGGTACATTAcgaaaatttgaattaaaaaatattaacaacaGGGTCcaaactagaggtcgaccaatagtgaccctgcactctgaccccagcttagctgggatatgtgaaaaataaataatttcaccatgtatatgcagaaatgtatgtataatgtgtgacaattgatcaatttattattatttattattatagtggattttgcatgataccaataactaagatGGTGTTAAAGTCAGATAACGGATTaattggccaatagtttttaaaatcgatgtatagaatgtcaaaaacaaatattttatagatttttttattatggtGGGAATAGACACAGAGTCAAAAATTAATAACATTCCagatggggggcctgggtagatcagcaAGTAAAGACTACCCAGTagcctggagtcgcaagttcaaatccagggtgtgctgagtgattccagtcaggcaATTCCTAAGCAAcgaattggcccagttgctagggtgggtagagtcatgttgggctaacctcctcgtggtcactataatgtggttctcgctctcggtggggcgcattgTGAGTtctgcgtggatgctgcggagaatagtgaAGCATTCACAAGTGCTAGGTTTcagcggtaacatgctcaacaagctacgtgataagatgcgcagattgatggtctcagatgcggaggcaactgagattcatcttcCGCCACTCAGATTGAAATTGTAATCTTGCAAcgaattggcccagttgctagggtgggtagagtcacatgggataacctcctcgtggtcacaattagtggttctcgctctcaatggggcgtgagGTAAGTTGcacgtggatcgtggagagtttCATTAGCCTCAACATGttgggagtctccacggtgtcacgcacaatgagccacgtgataaaatgcgcagattgacggtcacagaagcggaggcaactgagacttgaccTCCTTCACCCATATTGAGGcaagtaaccgtgccaccacgaggacctactaagtagtgggaactagGCATtataaattgggagaaaaagggatacattttattattattatttgttattttttaatcgAATCAATATcgggatcattcaaatgaagtgaATGAAATGATTGCGaatgagcaaaaaaataaaattataaattcaaAAGTTTTTATGATTCACACATGTACTACAGATATATAGAATTTTATGACAGCTGATTTATTTGAGAGTTGAAATGTTTCATTATATTTTGCATGTTAAATTGTGCcctgtatataataaaaacagagcaatattttatttattctgttaaTATAAACACCATAGGCCTATAATGTAACAGTCAAATGTGGGCCAAGAAAGTAGTGTATCTTTGATTATAAAGAGGAAGTTTTACAAGCTAATGGTTACTTTATAATGAACGTTGTATTTTAATCTATAATTTGTCATTATCTTTGTGTCATTCTCAGATAGATGTATATCAATTTATATGGCATCACCCATCTAAAGGTCCTGTTTCCTTGTAGTAGGCTTTGGCTTATGTTCACAGAGGGGTTTTTTTGTCAGTCACATTTCAGGCTTTTATTTTTCAATCTATATCAGTCACACATAAAACATTCAAATtatttgtgtaaataaatgtCCATATGTAAAATTGTCCAATGTATGTTGTGTCTATACAGTCACCTGAGGGAGCTGAGGCTAAAGATGCCACTAAAGTTACAAAGCAGGAGGTAAACCTCTTTTAACATTCTCACATTTTTCTTATTCAATTTATTTACGAATATAGGAAAAATAAATGGTTGAacaattgaatacatttattttatgatgtTAATAGTTAACTAGGCTACAATAACAGGTAGCAATAAACTTTATACTTATTTAGAATTCAATAAAATTAGCTAACATAGTACAAGCCTTGTTCCAAACACTGAATTAAATACCACACATTTAAGTGGTTTTATTAACTTTCTACACCCTCTCAATTTTTTTCTCCCTGGTAGGGCACTCGCAGATCAGAGCGTCTTTCTTCAGTAAGTGTGCCTTTGCTCTCTTTATATATGCCTTGGTgtcatttgcattttttattttagccaGGTGGcatatttctttttacttttgtaTTACCTAGAATTGTTTTGAAGTGGAGGAAACCAGTTTCAAGAGTATGGGCAATGTTTTGCTATCAGATGTCCTCTAGGTATCCTGAACGATACACCTGTACTGTATATGCATTATTCAGTGAAACAGTTTGAGAACACATGTGTTAAGTTTATGTGTTTGATTATAAATTTAATTGAAATTGTCCAGTTGTGTGTCCTCAAAAGTTCTTTTAATATTTGAAGCCATAATTGTTGTTAAAAGAACTTCTCTCTTCCCCATCGTTATGTTCTTTCCTTTTGAAAATCTAGGCCAACACGTCCATACCATGGGCAACATGCAATTTACCATTTGTGGACTTTGCATTGTTTGTTGTGAGAGCCTGACATTATTTGTAACTTCTTTCATCCTGTTGTCTTCTTGCAATGTTCAGAAGCCAGCTCCTCCTAAACCTGAACCAAAACCCAAAAAGCCAGCTGCCAAGGTAACAGCTCTCTCTTTCATAATTTCTACTACTTTCTATATGACATCAACCACAGagaacatttttaacatgttttttgcaTGTGCTTTGCATCGAGTCCTTTCTGTACAGTTGGTGGTGTTTGTGTATTCTTTAGAACGCATAAAACTTTTGCAGTAGCAATTCAGAGAACTAGTATAATATGGTGctggccaatgtgttttggagcaGTTCAATTGGTTCAGTGCAGAATTATTTAACAAGTATTAGCCCAAGTGATCCTATTTGTGTTTTCTGCACAGAAGCCATCCAATGATAAAGTAGTAAAGGAGAAGAAGGGCGGAGCCAAAGGAAAGAAAGAGGAGAAAGGGTCTGCGCTCACCGCGAATGGAGAGACCAAGCCAGACGAGGTGGGGTAATCCTGTTAGGTTGCTAATGCAGCTGTGTTTAAGAGCCGTTATAAGGCATGCTCACAATAGTATCTCCAaaagaataaaatatacatacagtGAGTAGTGTGTCTACAATCAGCTTATCATTGGCTGCTTAATATCTAATATCAAGCAGCTAAATGAAGCTCATACCTCCAGAAATGCTCTGAGATTACTTGAATATACATCCATTACATCGCTAATATTTTCATAGA containing:
- the hmgn3 gene encoding high mobility group nucleosome-binding domain-containing protein 3 isoform X1 — protein: MPKRKSPEGAEAKDATKVTKQEGTRRSERLSSKPAPPKPEPKPKKPAAKKPSNDKVVKEKKGGAKGKKEEKGSALTANGETKPDEICVSRSSVSVSSWRSSAPSFLSIRGKCETVRVKGN
- the hmgn3 gene encoding high mobility group nucleosome-binding domain-containing protein 3 isoform X3, with protein sequence MPKRKSPEGAEAKDATKVTKQEGTRRSERLSSKPAPPKPEPKPKKPAAKKPSNDKVVKEKKGGAKGKKEEKGSALTANGETKPDEETETSKTEAEPKE
- the hmgn3 gene encoding high mobility group nucleosome-binding domain-containing protein 3 isoform X2, which produces MPKRKSPEGAEAKDATKVTKQEGTRRSERLSSKPAPPKPEPKPKKPAAKPSNDKVVKEKKGGAKGKKEEKGSALTANGETKPDEICVSRSSVSVSSWRSSAPSFLSIRGKCETVRVKGN
- the hmgn3 gene encoding high mobility group nucleosome-binding domain-containing protein 3 isoform X4, with protein sequence MPKRKSPEGAEAKDATKVTKQEGTRRSERLSSKPAPPKPEPKPKKPAAKPSNDKVVKEKKGGAKGKKEEKGSALTANGETKPDEETETSKTEAEPKE